One Electrophorus electricus isolate fEleEle1 chromosome 10, fEleEle1.pri, whole genome shotgun sequence genomic region harbors:
- the il11a gene encoding interleukin-11: MKLLVDSPSSLLFSVLLAQLPIFTSAFPAHPRRQHPDFDKLTNQTRHLQKLTHDLINDHEFDTAIDHHRFKSLPAINSRANDLSSLELKPTLSQLHADLKSFEHHFEWLSKATRKHHHSSAPKLGEMISHIKSLINSLQRQMVRVEAPRIPIPSPSLPPHPSFHWEMDQSSQELLQRFRLFCDWAARALLSLKSKMQA; encoded by the exons ATGAAAT TGCTGGTCGACTCCCCTTCTTCACTGCTCTTCTCGGTCCTGTTGGCTCAGCTGCCCATATTTACATCGGCCTTTCCCGCCCACCCAAGGCGCCAACATCCCGACTTTGACAAGCTGACCAATCAGACAAGACACCTGCAGAAGTTGACTCACGACCTAATT AATGACCACGAGTTCGACACGGCCATCGACCACCACAGGTTCAAGTCGCTTCCAGCCATCAACAGCAGAGCCAATGATCTCAGCTCGCTGGAG ctGAAGCCCACCCTGTCCCAGCTACATGCCGACCTTAAGTCTTTCGAGCACCACTTCGAGTGGCTGAGCAAAGCGACGCGGAAGCACCACCACTCCTCGGCACCGAAGCTCGGAGAAATGATCTCGCACATCAAGAGCCTGATCAACTCGCTGCAGCGTCAG ATGGTGCGAGTGGAAGCCCCTCGGATCCCCattccctctccttccctccctccccatcccTCCTTCCACTGGGAGATGGACCAGTCATCCCAGGAGCTCCTGCAGAGGTTCAGGCTCTTCTGTGACTGGGCAGCGCGAGCATTGCTTAGCCTCAAGTCCAAGATGCAAGCGTGA
- the znf628 gene encoding LOW QUALITY PROTEIN: zinc finger protein 628 (The sequence of the model RefSeq protein was modified relative to this genomic sequence to represent the inferred CDS: deleted 2 bases in 1 codon), protein MANTVATLVVQTTLLPTQTPSSLSPFPSLLTPAEDGDDDGEKAGEEEKEPEAVVLTGVEMVTTSSSGVTASQNPEHPFQCLDCGKSFKWSSRLAHHQRSHNNERPYRCNLCPKAFKGSSALLYHQRSHSGEKPYKCEDCGKAFKRSSLLQVHRSVHTGLRTFQCPYCPLTFKWSSHYQYHLRQHTGECPYPCDSCPKAFKNSSSLRRHKNVHLGVKPYICVVCSKAFSQSTNLRQHMRIHTGERPYVCGECGRSFTHSSNLALHRNSHAEGKAKGGAKAGKAGPRASVEVVLEGATPDDLRAAGMSISDMVGLVGGQEGGVGQVFLSHDMPSSSAASSSEAGPDVLTLTPAAAAGSEHMQVSMDGGGDSGASVLLYSCGSCSETFGTQTHLEQHQALHLDGLGDGGGDNTGAIIEARGDGSSLVGTAPLLADFEEVVETTAASESAQGAELLGLGGISSGGGQVQYNLLHTFTSPVAQMPPDATTPGADAAARPAALPECAYCGKSFRNSTSLSRHEAQAHPLGLSQHHPRSQFSCSACDRSFPLLSSLLTHQLSHTAEQRLLAEAEAEIVCPPSLTLALPLRTSPSAKREAEEGEGEREIHVSLVAVPEEGERQAAKPVPRASGRAGRRRGGSKSATANNERPYRCSECGKSFKGSSGLRYHMRDHTGERPYRCTECGKSFKRSSLLSIHQRVHTGVRAFQCPYCPLTFKWSSHYQYHLRQHTGERPYVCQECGKSFKNTSCLRRHSQLHSGLRPHACSVCGKAFSQTSNLKQHERTHSGERPFQCAQCHKSFTHSSNLQLHLRTTSSRKDFKCQHCGKEFVMHSYLLRHLRTHSGTGGGLACAREAGKAGKGGGGAAEAPPAALGLNVSAAGGLGSLFPADGSSTLILSPPNLDIPPNTSQNYFMIQTPMGLQLIPLSNPTPTQPAPPPPPPPPPPPPPATVPELPASSVPVHQWEPAKPDPRPHPPRIQNTTPTSSAPQPLPWCRPYRPCLRFDSTPDSNLTISATPHSAEVYSDK, encoded by the exons ATGGCCAACACGGTTGCCACCCTGGTGGTCCAGACGACGCTCCTTCCCACACAAACCCCGTCCTCCCTATCGCCGTTCCCTTCGCTCCTCACCCCGGCGGAAGACGGCGATGACGACGGAGAGAAGGCGGGGGAAGAAGAGAAGGAGCCAGAGGCGGTCGTGCTCACCGGCGTGGAGATGGTGACGACGTCGTCGTCCGGGGTGACCGCCTCCCAGAACCCTGAACACCCCTTTCAGTGCCTGGactgtgggaagagttttaaaTGGTCTTCCAGGCTTGCTCATCATCAGCGTAGCCATAACAACGAGAGGCCGTACCGTTGTAACCTCTGCCCCAAGGCCTTCAAGGGCTCGTCAGCCCTTCTATACCACCAGAG ATCCCATTCAGGAGAGAAGCCTTATAAGTGTGAGGACTGTGGCAAAGCATTTAAGCGCTCCTCTCTCTTACAG GTCCATCGCAGCGTGCACACGGGCTTGCGCACCTTCCAGTGCCCCTATTGCCCCCTGACCTTCAAATGGAGCTCACACTACCAGTACCACCTGCGGCAGCACACGGGCGAGTGCCCTTACCCGTGCGACAGCTGCCCCAAGGCCTTCAAGAACTCCAGCAGCCTGCGGCGGCACAAGAACGTACACCTGGGCGTCAAGCCCTACATCTGCGTGGTGTGCAGCAAGGCCTTCAGCCAGTCCACCAACCTGAGGCagcacatgcgcatacacacggGCGAGCGGCCGTACGTGTGCGGCGAGTGCGGCCGCAGCTTCACGCACTCCTCCAACCTGGCGCTCCACCGCAACTCCCACGCGGAAGGCAAGGCCAAGGGCGGGGCCAAGGCGGGGAAGGCGGGGCCTCGGGCGAGCGTGGAGGTGGTGCTGGAGGGCGCGACGCCGGACGACCTGCGGGCGGCTGGGATGAGTATTTCTGACATGGTGGGCCTGGTGGGCGGGCAGGAGGGCGGGGTCGGGCAGGTCTTCCTGTCTCACGACATGCCCTCGTCCTCTGCGGCATCCTCGTCCGAAGCCGGTCCCGACGTCCTGACGCTGACGCCCGCCGCGGCCGCGGGCTCGGAGCACATGCAGGTGAGCATGGACGGGGGCGGGGACTCAGGAGCCAGCGTGCTGCTCTACAGCTGCGGCAGCTGCAGCGAGACCTTCGGAACCCAGACGCACCTGGAGCAGCATCAGGCCCTGCACCTGGACGGCCTGGGGGACGGGGGCGGGGACAACACGGGGGCCATCATCGAGGCTCGAGGGGATGGGAGCTCGCTGGTCGGGACGGCGCCCTTGCTGGCCGACTTtgaggaggtggtggagacCACGGCAGCGTCCGAGAGTGCGCAGGGGGCGGAGCTGCTTGGTTTGGGCGGGATTAGCAGCGGGGGCGGGCAGGTCCAATACAATCTGCTCCACACCTTCACCAGCCCTGTAGCCCAGATGCCACCCGACGCCACCACGCCCGGAGCGGACGCGGCGGCGAGACCGGCCGCCTTGCCCGAGTGTGCCTACTGCGGCAAGAGCTTCAGGAACAGCACGTCACTGAGCAGACACGAGGCACAG GCGCACCCTCTGGGCCTGTCCCAGCACCACCCGCGATCCCAGTTCAGCTGCTCGGCGTGCGATCGCTCCTTCCCGCTGCTGTCCTCGCTGCTCACCCACCAGCTCTCGCACACCGCGGAGCAACGGCTGCTGGCCGAGGCCGAGGCCGAGATCGTGTGCCCTCCCTCGCTGACGCTCGCTCTGCCCCTGCGCACCTCGCCCTCTGCCAAGCGGGAGGCCGAGGAAGGCGAGGGCGAGAGGGAGATTCACGTCAGCCTCGTCGCCGTCCCGGAAGAGGGCGAGAGGCAGGCGGCCAAGCCGGTGCCCAGGGCGTCGGGGAGGGCAGGGCGGAGACGAGGCGGGAGCAAGAGCGCCACAGCGAATAAcg AGCGGCCGTACCGTTGTTCGGAGTGTGGGAAGTCCTTTAAGGGGTCGTCAGGATTGCGCTACCACATGAGAGACCACACTGGAGAGAGACCGTACCGCTGCACAGAATGTGGAAAGAGCTTCAAGAGATCATCTCTGCTGTCCATACACCAGCGG GTGCACACAGGTGTGCGCGCCTTCCAGTGCCCCTATTGCCCCCTGACCTTCAAGTGGAGCTCACACTACCAGTACCACCTGCGGCAGCACACGGGCGAGCGGCCCTACGTGTGTCAGGAGTGCGGCAAGTCGTTCAAGAACACCAGCTGCCTGCGGCGGCACAGCCAGCTGCACTCGGGCCTGCGGCCGCACGCCTGCTCCGTGTGCGGCAAGGCCTTCTCGCAGACGTCCAACCTGAAGCAGCACGAGCGCACGCACTCGGGCGAGCGGCCCTTCCAGTGCGCGCAGTGCCACAAGAGCTTCACGCATTCGTCCAACCTGCAGCTGCACCTGCGCACA ACATCGTCGCGCAAGGACTTCAAGTGCCAGCATTGCGGCAAGGAGTTCGTCATGCACTCATACCTGCTGCGGCACCTGCGCACGCACAGTGGCACCGGTGGGGGGCTGGCATGCGCCAGGGAGGCGGGGAAGGCGGGgaagggagggggcggggcggcGGAGGCTCCGCCCGCCGCACTCGGCCTGAACGTGAGTGCGGCCGGCGGCCTCGGCTCGCTGTTCCCGGCCGACGGCAGTTCCACGCTCATCCTCTCCCCGCCGAACCTGGATATTCCCCCGAACACGTCACAGAATTATTTTATGATTCAGACGCCCATGGGGCTGCAGCTGATCCCGCTGTCCAATCCTACGCCCACACagccggccccgccccctcctcctcctccaccaccaccgcCGCCGCCCGCCACCGTCCCAGAACTTCCTGCTTCTTCAGTGCCAGTCCACCAATGGGAACCAGCCAAGCCTGATCCTCGTCCCCACCCGCCTCGaatacaaaacaccacacccacctcctcTGCTCCACAGCCACTCCCTTGGTGCAGACCATACCGGCCCTGCCTCAGGTTTGACAGCACCCCAGACTCAAATCTCACCATTTCAGCCACTCCACACTCAGCAGAGGTTTATTCTGACAAATAA